The sequence CCTTCACGGTTCCAGCAACGTCTTCGATGGGAACCTTGTCGTCTACGCGATGCTGATAGAAGAGATCGATGTAGTCGGTCCTGAGGCGCTTAAGGGAATCTTCGGCCACTTGCCGGATGTGTTCGGGACGGCTGTTGACGCCGGACTGCTTACCGTCCTCGATGTGAAAACCAAACTTGGTGGCAATCACAACGTCGTTACGAAATGGCGCGAGAGCTTCACCGACGAGTTCTTCGTTGGTGAACGGGCCGTAAACTTCTGCGGTATCGAAGAAGGTCACGCCGCGTTCGACGGCCGCGCGGATCAGGTCGATCCCGGCCTGCTTGTCGACGGGCCGGCCATAACCGGAGCTCAGGCCCATGCAGCCAAGGCCGAGCGCGGAGACTTCAAGATTGCTTCTTCCCAGCTTGCGTTTTTGCATTCGCGCTCCTTTGAATATCCCCAGGTTAGATGTTCGCCACGACGCAGGGTACTGCAAATCGCGCCAGAGTGCATGCAGAACACGACAGACTTAGTTCGAGAGAGCACGGTGCCCATGTCTGACTGCGGCAGATGTGAGACCACGGAAGCGCGGTATTTATCCGCGGAGCTGGCGAGTTACTTGTTGTCGAGAACTTCGCGGACTTTGCGGGCAAGCACGTTTGGCGTGAACGGCTTCTGCAGGAACGCCGTTCCTTCTTCCAGCACGCCCTGGTGAATGATGGCTTCTTCGGTGTATCCGGAGATGAACAGCACCTTCATCTCGAGACGTAGCGGCATCAGGCGACGAGAGAGCTCCGTCCCGGTCATCTGCGCCAGCACGACATCGCTCAGCAGAAGGTGAATCTTGTCCGGATGCTGTTCGCAGGCGAGCAGGGCCTCGCCGCCGTTGCGCGTCTCGAGCACGTGATATCCATTACGCTGCAGCACTTCGCGGACGAGCGCGCGCACGCCATCTTCATCTTCGACGAGGAGAATGGTTTCGGTTCCGCGATAGGAGGGAGTCAGCGCCGGACGCGAGCCGGTCTCGTCGGGTTTGCCTGACGAGACGATCGGAAGATAGATCTTAAAGCTGGTTCCGCGTCCCGGTTCGCTGTAGACCCATATGTATCCGCCGCTCTGCTTGACGATGCCGTAAACGGTGGAAAGACCGAGTCCCGTTCCTTTGCCCAATTCCTTGGTGGTAAAGAATGGCTCGAAGATGTGCGAGACGGTATCGGGGTCCATGCCAACACCGTTATCGGTAACAGCCATCATCGCGTAGTTTCCAGCATGGACTATGGCATGCTCGCGCGCGTAGGTCTCGTCAATGACGTGATTGCTCGTCTCCAGAGTGAGTTTGCCGCCGTGCGGCATTGCGTCGCGCGCATTGACGGCGAGGTTCATGATGACCTGCTCGACCTGTCCGGGATCGGCCTTGACATGGCCGAGGCTGGGATTGAGCGAGACCTGCAACTCGACGTCTTCACCGAGGAGTCTTTGCAGCAGCTTCTGCATGTTCCCGATGACGGTGTTCAGATCGAGTACCTTGGGTTCGAGCACCTGGCGCCGGCTGAAGGCGAGCAACTGGCGGGTGAGGGAAGCGGCTCGCTCGGCTGCGCGGCGGATCTCTTCGACCTCGGCGCGCATTGGATCTTTTTCGGTGACCTCGTTGAGCATCAGCTCGCTGTAACCCTTGATCACGGTCAGCAAGTTGTTGAAGTCGTGCGCGACGCCGCCGGCGAGGCGACCGACAGCTTCCATTTTTTGCGAATGCAGGAGTTGCTCTTCGAGCATGCGGCGCTCGGTAACGTCCTCGGCGATCATCTCGAAGCTCTCGGGCTCGCCGGGATATTTCAGGCCCGCGCGGCCACTGATGCGCACGGTGATGATCTTGCCGTCCTTGCGTTTCCAGCGGGTCTCGACGCCCTCGATGCGCTGCGCGTTCGCGAATTCGTTAACAAGAATCTGCCTCTGCTCGGGATTGGCGTAGAGATCGCGCGCCATGTCCATCGCATACAACTCTTCCGCCGAATCGTAACCGAGCATCTGAACGAGCGCCGGATTGACGTCGAGGAATTTTCCCTGAACGCTGGAGCGATAGAGGCCATAGACGGCGCTCTGCACCTGCGAGCGGTAGCGTTCTTCCGAGCGCCGCAGCGCGTCCTGGCCGCGTCGCTGCACGATCGCGCTCGCGACCTGCTGCGATACGAAGTTCAAGATCTCGGCTTCCTTCAGACCGAAGCGGGATTTTTCCGAGTAGCTCTGGACGACGAGTACGCCGAAAGTTTTGTCGCCCGATTTGAGCGGCACGCCAAGCCAGTCGAGCGAAGGTGCGCCGCGCGAAACGACCTTGCTTTCGACGGCCATCTGCTCGAATTTTTCCGGATCCACCAGCAACGGCGCGCCCGTGCGAAGCACGTACTCGGTCAATCCACCACGCCAGGCCTCGGGAGGCGGAGGAGTTTCATCCTCCTCGTCAACGAAATACGGAGCTTCAATTCGTTCGCCGTCCTCAGAAAGCACGGCGATGTAGAAATTCCCAGCCTCCATGAGTTCGGAGACGATGTTGTGAATCGAGCGGTAGAACTCGTCAAGGTCGGTGGCAGCGCTCGTGAGGCTGGCAATACGGTACAACGCGGATTGAAGCTTTTCCGAACGCTCACGCTCGTCTTCCGCATTCTTGCGCTCTATGAAGAAGCCGATCTGGCTGCCTATGTCCGTCATCGCCTTGAGCAGTTCGAAGTCGGGATAGCGGACGGCGCGACTGAAGAATTCCATGACTCCGACGGTCTGATGCGCGTGCTGTACGGGGACCGCGAAATAGGAGCGCAGACCGGCATTGATGATCTCCGGCCCCGCGCTCTTATCTTCGGCGACGTCTGTTGTCCACATGGCCTCGCCGTTTGCTGCGACGAGACATCCGATGCAATGGTTGCCGGGACAGATTTCGGCTGAAGCGATGGGCGCATCGGCGAAGAATTGAGGGCCCTGCCACTGTGCTTCGAGTCGCAACCGCTTCGTGCCCTCGTCGCGTCGCCACATGCGGCCGAAGTCCCAATCGACGCCCTGGCAGATGGCTTCGAGGAGATGGACGATGGCCTCGTGCAGAGTGGTGGATTGGGCGAGGATGCGGGTGGTCGCGAATTGTGTCTCGCGGTAGCGGGCCGCGCCCTTCTGGTCGGTGATATCGATAGCGACGCCGATTACCCCGATGATTTCGCGCTCGGCGAACAGTGGTTCGAGGTGCGTGTCATACACGCGGCCTGCGAATTCGTATTCGTAGCCGACGGACTCGCCTGCGAGCGCGCGTAGATGGTTGCGAATAGGCGGCAAACTGGCCTCGTGCGACTGGAGGAGATCGAAGATGGAACCCGGTGGAACGCTCGTTTTCATCGCGTCTTGCAATGCACCGACGCCGCCTCCAGAAACGGACGTGAAATTCAATTCGCGGTCGGTCGTCCAGAGAACGATTGGGATCTGGTTGGTAATACGGTCGAACTCGAGGGAGAGATTGCCGGGGGCTTTACGGCGCGGAGAGGTCCTTGTCACCTTCTTGCTTGGTGCGCGCTTTGACGCTTCGCCATGCGATGAGCGTTTGATAGTCCCGCTCCAAATGTCCCCAATTGCGAGTGGGGACGTATCTTATCTTTCGTTTGCGCGTTGCTCAAGCCTACGAAAGCATTAGATCAGGCTTTCACCCCGGACAATGGCCTCGGGGTTCCTGCTCACAAGTAACTCCGCCGCTTCTTCGCCAGCCAATTGCTCCACTGCCGCTCGGCCCTCGGAGAGGATCGGACGGCGGTGTACCGGATCGTGCGAGTCCGTCGCGAGCACATGCACCGCACCCTGCCTCAGCAACCATTGCGCGGTTTTCTTCGGCACGCTACCCCAGAACCCGGTGAACGAATTCGCGGTCACCTGAATCGCGCATCCGATCTCCGCCATCTCGATGATGGTCCCGGGCGTCTGCTGCAGTGTCCGATTGCGTTCCGGATGAGTGATGATGGGGCGCAAGCCGTTGTCGAGAAATTCTTTCAGCATACTGACCATCATGCGCGACATGCCGAAATCGCTGAACTCCACAAGGAAGTAGTTCGTTCTGCCGATGCAGAACTTCGCCGGGTTTTTGCGCAGCGTCATGACGTTGTCGAACGACATATGAACGTCGCATCCGAGCGTCAGTTCTATCGCACCATTCACCCTCTCGCGTAGTTGCGCGAGCACAGCTTCATGGGCCTGCCGGTCGTAGGCGAATTCGTCGTTCGCGTGCGGCGTCGCAACCATGTGCGTAATGCCGTCGGCGGCGGCCATGCGACACATCTCGACCGCGATCTCCCACGATCTGGCGCCGTCATCAACGCCCGGCAAAACGTGACTGTGAATGTCAACCATACGAAACGGCAAACCGGCAAAGGGAAAAACAAAAAAATGAGAGAAGCGAACTCCCCGACCGATTAAATCAAAATCGCCGGTCGAGAATCCATATTTGCGTGCCCTCCTTTACACTCCGCACATTCGTGTGCGACGATTTTCGGTCCTCATATATGTCATTCATCCGAGCCTTCGGGTCTTATCTTCCATCCCGCGTCGTCAAGAACGAAGAGATCGGATGGTTCATCGGGCGTACGCCCGAGTGGATCGTCGGCGTCTCCGGCATCGAGCAGCGCCGGTTTGCCGCCGAATACGAAGACGTCGCGGCGCTCGCAACATGCGCGGGCGAAGCCTGCCTGCGCTCGGACCATATCTCTCCCAAGGACATTGGACTGGTCATCGTCACCAGCGGAACATCTCCACGCAGTTTTCCCGGCCCTGCGGCAACAGTCGCGGAAAAGCTCGGCCTTACCCGCGCAGCCGCTATTGATCTTCCAATGGCCAGTGCGGGGTCGATTTTTGCATTGGCTATGGCCCGGGACCTCGCGCCACGTTACGCCAATGTTTTGGTTATTGGTTCGGAGAAGATGTCAACCGTGGCGCTGCGCCAGCCGATCAACCGGTCATCAGCGGCACTGTTTGGAGATGGCGCCGGCGCGTGCCTGGTGAGCGCGCGAGATGGGTTCCTGGAGATTGTGGATTCGATGCTGCATACGGACGGGACGGGCAGCGAGGATCTGCGGCTGGGATTTGTTTCGCCGCTCGAAATGCGTGGACGAAACGTGATCCGCAATGCCAATAAGAAGCTTCCGGCGGCCATCCGCGAAGTCCTGCACAACAGCGACCTGCACCCCAAAGAAGTCGAGGCCTTCCTCGTCCACCAGGCCAATCAGCACGTGGTCGAATCGGTCGCGCACGCGATCGGCGCCGACAAGGCCAGCTTCCCGCTCAACATCCGCGAGTACGGCAATACGTCATCGGCGTCGATGCTGATCATTGCCGACGAATACTTCCGCGGCCGGACGACCAAACCGGGACACTACTTCGTGTTCGCGGCGTTCGGGGCGGGGTATCACTGGGGAGCGGTGCTGGCTAAGAGCAGGAGAGGGTGATAATTCGCGCCTTCCCGTCCCTGCACCCGCCGAAAACATTTAAAGGTCACTTTGACGCACTCGCGATCGGGGCTGTCCTAATCGCTTTGCGTGGTTTATAGACCCTGCGGTGGAGTTAAAGGAAGAGAACGAACTTACTATCTGGCAGGGGGGAGAACGCACAATGCCGATTGTGGTGAACGTGGACGTGATGCTCGCGAGGAGGAAAATGCGTTTGAACGTTAGAGCGATTGTGCGAAGTGCTGGAGTGTCAGCCCGCCGATCTCCCGAGTTTTGAGAAAAATTCAGAGACGCATATTTACGAGACTGGATGTATGAGAAGAGCACATTTTTCTGAGTAGCGGTTGCGAGTTCACAAGCGTTTCCAGGTGGAATGTCTCCCCGGGTAAAGATGCTTTGGCTCGTCCGATTTCGTTCATGACTGGCAATAAGATTGCAAATGACGTCTGGCATGAAAGCCTCCCCTAGTTCGCGCCCCATTGCGAGAACCCTCGCCAACCTTGGAGTGGCAACGACGGAGATCGACTTTGTGCCGAATGGGCGTTTTATCTACCGACACAACACGGATGGCACCACGGATTCAATCTGCTTGAGCTGCTATCTGACTGCCGCAACCGGATTGACCCCGGATGAACTGACACTACAGGAGTTGTCACACCTGACCGATTGCGTGGGTAATGATTACGCGCACGGGGTAATATCCACCAGCCAGCAGGCGACCGGCAGCCGCTAACGCGAGGCGAGAGCGGCGCAGTTAATTCACTGAGTGGCAAGCGTTCGAATAGGTATATCGACCTAGAATCTGAGAAGACGGCCCGCCTTTCGGCGGGCCTAATCGTCAATGCGAAAATCGTCAACTGTCAATTCGGATTAGGTGTATCTCTCTTTCATAAATTCGCTGATCTTCTCGTACGCCGCCGTGAGCACCGGTTCTTCAGGCAGGAAGACGATGCGCATGTGCCTCGTGCCGGGCACCTGGCCGAAGCCGGAACCGTGCACGACGAGGACGTGTTTCTGACGGAGAAGGTCGCTGACGAAGCTCAGGTCGTCGTCGGGGATGTCGAGCGTCGGGTGGGCGTAGAAGGCGCCCTTCGGCGAGACCAAGGAGACGCGCGGGGTCTTCGATGCCCACTGCGCGGTCAGGTCACGACGGCTGCGGAGTTTCTCGCGGACCACCTTCAGGTGGTCTTGAGGGCCGTCGAGAGCGTGTGCGACGGCCAACTGGAACGGATGCGGCGCCGAGAGTCGGGCGCGCAGCAGTTTGTGGACGCCTTCGAGATATGGGGCCAACAGTTCCTTCGGTCCGGTGGCAATGCCCCAGCCGATGCGCCATCCGGGCACGAGGTAGGCTTTCGATAAGCCATTGAAAGTGATGCAGGGAACGTCGGGCGCGAGGGTTGCGATCGAGATGTGCTTCGCGTCGTCGTCGATGATCAGCTTGTCGTAGATCTCGTCGGCGAAGATCATCAGGTTGTGGCGGCGCGCGATTTCGGCAATCGATTCGAGAGTCGTGCGCGAGTAAACGGCGCCGGTGGGGTTGTTCGGATTAATGAGAAGAATGGCTTTCGTGCGCGCGTTAACCTTGCGCTCGATATCTGCGAGATCCGGCTGCCAGCCATTCGACTCGTCGAGATCGTAGGCATTTGGAGTCGCGCTCAGTTTTGCCAGCACGGCGCCATAGAGTGGATATTCGGGGCTCGGCGTCAGTACGTTGTCACCGGGGTTGACGAGTGCCGTGAGGCAGCTGTCGATGGCCTCGCCGGAGCCGAAGCAGACGAAGATGCTTTGGATGTTCTTGAAGCCGTCCTGCTCGGCGTGGCGGTGGATCGCCTCGACGGCGGGCTTGATGCCCAGCGATTCGGCGTAGCCGTTATAGCCGTCGATCATCGCCTTGTGCACAGCCTCGATCATGTGCGGCGGGGTTTTGAAATCGTACTTGCAGGGGTCGCCGATGTTGAGGTAGAGGATTCTATTGCCCTGTCGAGCTACTTCATCGGCAAGTACCGCGAGGTCGCGAATGGCATAGCGAACGTTTGCCATGCGGTCGGCGGGGAGAACGGCGGAGATTTGTTTTGTAATCATATTTATGAGTCCTGATTCATATTGAGGAACTACCCCACCCTAGCCTAACTGCCCCACCCTAGCCAAAAGCGGGCTAGGATGGGGCACCCAAAAACTCTTAATCCACGCGATCGATCTGGGCCTTCTGCAGCTTGTCGGAGTAGTCGACGTAGACGGCCTTCCACTCGGTGTAGAAATCGAATGCGCCGATGCCGCCTTCGCGGTGACCGTTGCCGGTCTGCTTCACGCCGCCGAAGGGCAGGTGAACCTCTGCGCCGATGGTCGGTGCGTTGATGTAGGTGATACCGGCTTCGAGATCGCGAATCGCTCCGAAGGCACGATTGATGTCCTTGGTATACAGTGCCGACGACAGGCCGTAGGCCACGCCGTTTGCGATTTCGATCGCGTCTTCGAGGTTGTCGCAAGGAATGATCGAGACGACGGGGCCGAAGATTTCTTCCTGCGCGATGCGCATCTTGCGATCGACTTCGGAGAACACGGTCGGCTCCATGAAGAAGCCGTACTGGTAGTCTCCGGAATCCAGGCGGTTGCCGCCGCACATCAGCTTGGCACCTTCGTTCTTGCCGATCTCAACGTAGCTCAGGTCAGTCTCTAACTGCGCCTTGTTGACGGCGGGACCCATCTCGACGGTCTCGTCGAGGCCGTTGCCGACCTTCAGTTTCTTGGCGCGCTCGACGAGGCGATGAACAAACTCGTTATAGACACCTTTCTGCACGATGATGCGGCTGGTGGCTGTGCAGCGCTGTCCGGTGGTGCCGAACGCGCCCCAGAGCGCGCCTTCGAGCGCCAGTTCGAGGTTGGCGTCGTCGAGGACGATCATGGGGTTCTTGCCGCCGAGTTCGAGCGAGCAGCGCTTGAAGGTCTTGGCGCACTCGGCGCCGACGATCTTTCCTACGGCGGTTGAGCCGGTCAGCGAAATCGCGCGGACGTCGGGATGCTCGGTGAGCGGCGTGCCAACCATCGAACCGGTTCCGGAGACGATGTTGATGACGCCTTTGGGCAGGCCAGCATCGACGAGGGCGCGGACGAAGTTAAACGTCGAGAGTGGTGTGTCCTGCGCCGGCTTGATAACGCAGGTGTTGCCGGCGATGATGGCGGGGAAGAGCTTCCAGGATGGGATGGCCATGGGGAAGTTCCACGGGGTGATCATGCCGCAGACACCGATGGGTTGGCGTATGCACATCGCGAATTTGTTGGGGAGTTCGCTTGGCGTTGTGTGACCATACATGCGACGGCCTTCGCCGGCCATGTAGAAGCCGGTATCGATGGCTTCCTGGGTGTCGCCGCGGGTCTCTTTCAGTATCTTGCCCATCTCGCGAGTCATGTCGCGCGAGCACTCTTCTTTGCGCTCCATCAGGATTTGTGAGGCCCGGTAGACCAACTCGGCGCGATGCGGGGCCGGCGTGAGGCTCCACTTCCGGAATGCCCTCTTGGCGGCGTCAACAGCGGCGTCGACGTCTTCTTTGCCGGATTTCTGGAAAATGGCTACGACGTCCCGGGTGTCGGCCGGATTGATGTTTTCGAAGGTCTGGCCGGTGGTGGATTCGACCCACTCGCCATCGATGAAGTTCTTAAAAATGCGCGACTTCCCGACCGGGCTGGTCCCGAGGGAAGAAGTAAGTTCCG comes from Terriglobia bacterium and encodes:
- a CDS encoding CpsB/CapC family capsule biosynthesis tyrosine phosphatase, with the translated sequence MVDIHSHVLPGVDDGARSWEIAVEMCRMAAADGITHMVATPHANDEFAYDRQAHEAVLAQLRERVNGAIELTLGCDVHMSFDNVMTLRKNPAKFCIGRTNYFLVEFSDFGMSRMMVSMLKEFLDNGLRPIITHPERNRTLQQTPGTIIEMAEIGCAIQVTANSFTGFWGSVPKKTAQWLLRQGAVHVLATDSHDPVHRRPILSEGRAAVEQLAGEEAAELLVSRNPEAIVRGESLI
- a CDS encoding aminotransferase class I/II-fold pyridoxal phosphate-dependent enzyme; the encoded protein is MITKQISAVLPADRMANVRYAIRDLAVLADEVARQGNRILYLNIGDPCKYDFKTPPHMIEAVHKAMIDGYNGYAESLGIKPAVEAIHRHAEQDGFKNIQSIFVCFGSGEAIDSCLTALVNPGDNVLTPSPEYPLYGAVLAKLSATPNAYDLDESNGWQPDLADIERKVNARTKAILLINPNNPTGAVYSRTTLESIAEIARRHNLMIFADEIYDKLIIDDDAKHISIATLAPDVPCITFNGLSKAYLVPGWRIGWGIATGPKELLAPYLEGVHKLLRARLSAPHPFQLAVAHALDGPQDHLKVVREKLRSRRDLTAQWASKTPRVSLVSPKGAFYAHPTLDIPDDDLSFVSDLLRQKHVLVVHGSGFGQVPGTRHMRIVFLPEEPVLTAAYEKISEFMKERYT
- a CDS encoding GAF domain-containing protein, whose translation is MTRTSPRRKAPGNLSLEFDRITNQIPIVLWTTDRELNFTSVSGGGVGALQDAMKTSVPPGSIFDLLQSHEASLPPIRNHLRALAGESVGYEYEFAGRVYDTHLEPLFAEREIIGVIGVAIDITDQKGAARYRETQFATTRILAQSTTLHEAIVHLLEAICQGVDWDFGRMWRRDEGTKRLRLEAQWQGPQFFADAPIASAEICPGNHCIGCLVAANGEAMWTTDVAEDKSAGPEIINAGLRSYFAVPVQHAHQTVGVMEFFSRAVRYPDFELLKAMTDIGSQIGFFIERKNAEDERERSEKLQSALYRIASLTSAATDLDEFYRSIHNIVSELMEAGNFYIAVLSEDGERIEAPYFVDEEDETPPPPEAWRGGLTEYVLRTGAPLLVDPEKFEQMAVESKVVSRGAPSLDWLGVPLKSGDKTFGVLVVQSYSEKSRFGLKEAEILNFVSQQVASAIVQRRGQDALRRSEERYRSQVQSAVYGLYRSSVQGKFLDVNPALVQMLGYDSAEELYAMDMARDLYANPEQRQILVNEFANAQRIEGVETRWKRKDGKIITVRISGRAGLKYPGEPESFEMIAEDVTERRMLEEQLLHSQKMEAVGRLAGGVAHDFNNLLTVIKGYSELMLNEVTEKDPMRAEVEEIRRAAERAASLTRQLLAFSRRQVLEPKVLDLNTVIGNMQKLLQRLLGEDVELQVSLNPSLGHVKADPGQVEQVIMNLAVNARDAMPHGGKLTLETSNHVIDETYAREHAIVHAGNYAMMAVTDNGVGMDPDTVSHIFEPFFTTKELGKGTGLGLSTVYGIVKQSGGYIWVYSEPGRGTSFKIYLPIVSSGKPDETGSRPALTPSYRGTETILLVEDEDGVRALVREVLQRNGYHVLETRNGGEALLACEQHPDKIHLLLSDVVLAQMTGTELSRRLMPLRLEMKVLFISGYTEEAIIHQGVLEEGTAFLQKPFTPNVLARKVREVLDNK
- a CDS encoding aldehyde dehydrogenase family protein; this encodes MATSELTSSLGTSPVGKSRIFKNFIDGEWVESTTGQTFENINPADTRDVVAIFQKSGKEDVDAAVDAAKRAFRKWSLTPAPHRAELVYRASQILMERKEECSRDMTREMGKILKETRGDTQEAIDTGFYMAGEGRRMYGHTTPSELPNKFAMCIRQPIGVCGMITPWNFPMAIPSWKLFPAIIAGNTCVIKPAQDTPLSTFNFVRALVDAGLPKGVINIVSGTGSMVGTPLTEHPDVRAISLTGSTAVGKIVGAECAKTFKRCSLELGGKNPMIVLDDANLELALEGALWGAFGTTGQRCTATSRIIVQKGVYNEFVHRLVERAKKLKVGNGLDETVEMGPAVNKAQLETDLSYVEIGKNEGAKLMCGGNRLDSGDYQYGFFMEPTVFSEVDRKMRIAQEEIFGPVVSIIPCDNLEDAIEIANGVAYGLSSALYTKDINRAFGAIRDLEAGITYINAPTIGAEVHLPFGGVKQTGNGHREGGIGAFDFYTEWKAVYVDYSDKLQKAQIDRVD
- a CDS encoding 3-oxoacyl-[acyl-carrier-protein] synthase III C-terminal domain-containing protein; amino-acid sequence: MSFIRAFGSYLPSRVVKNEEIGWFIGRTPEWIVGVSGIEQRRFAAEYEDVAALATCAGEACLRSDHISPKDIGLVIVTSGTSPRSFPGPAATVAEKLGLTRAAAIDLPMASAGSIFALAMARDLAPRYANVLVIGSEKMSTVALRQPINRSSAALFGDGAGACLVSARDGFLEIVDSMLHTDGTGSEDLRLGFVSPLEMRGRNVIRNANKKLPAAIREVLHNSDLHPKEVEAFLVHQANQHVVESVAHAIGADKASFPLNIREYGNTSSASMLIIADEYFRGRTTKPGHYFVFAAFGAGYHWGAVLAKSRRG